The proteins below come from a single Corylus avellana chromosome ca3, CavTom2PMs-1.0 genomic window:
- the LOC132174311 gene encoding zinc finger BED domain-containing protein RICESLEEPER 1-like produces MEWGINILFSITVDNATNNDAMLKFMIKRLKNKHYSILGCKFLHVQCAAHILNLVVTEGLKGLGACVSTIRNVVKFVRSSPARMAKFKSCIELEKITCTKMVCLDVQTRWNSTYLMLSSVEKYEKVFALLEEDEGKHFVAPSSIEWETARLFVRFLKSFYDATLKFSSSKNVTSNSYFIQLCIIQNTLNDSICSDNPILSSMSFDMKTKYDKYWETVERINLLLYVAFVLGPRYKMKGLVFWLRRCNEADWAKFIEESVDALLNRLWDQYNLFHGEDGLSNSDVGIQSSTPTFSNVDDEDLEDQDVKYLKVFSQHQEETESEYKSEVERYLSDRCEAATQDFNILLWWKVNASKYPILAEVARDVLAIPISTVASESAFSNR; encoded by the coding sequence ATGGAGTGGGGGATTAATATTTTGTTCTCAATTACTGTTGATAATGCTACAAACAATGATGCGATGCTCAAGTTTATGATAAAGAGGTTGAAGAACAAGCATTATTCTATTTTGGGATGTAAGTTTCTTCATGTGCAGTGTGCCGCTCATAttttaaatcttgttgtaaCTGAAGGGTTGAAAGGATTGGGTGCTTGTGTTTCTACTATAAGGAATGTAGTGAAATTTGTAAGGTCCTCACCGGCGAGAATGGCAAAGTTTAAATCATGTATAGAGCTAGAAAAGATTACATGTACGAAGATGGTATGTCTAGATGTTCAAACAAGATGGAATTCTACGTACTTAATGTTGAGCTCCGTTGAGAAATATGAAAAAGTTTTTGCCCTACTTGAGGAGGATGAGGGTAAGCATTTTGTTGCTCCTAGCTCAATTGAGTGGGAAACTGCTAGGCTATTTGTGAGGTTTTTGAAATCTTTTTATGATGCCACATTGAAGTTCTCTAGTTCAAAAAATGTCACCTCCAACTCATATTTCATTCAACTTTGTATTATTCAAAATACTTTGAATGATAGTATTTGTAGTGATAATCCTATCCTTAGTTCAATGAGTTTTGATATGAAAACAAAGTATGATAAGTATTGGGAGACGGTGGAGAGGATTAACTTATTGTTGTATGTGGCATTTGTTCTTGGCCCACGTTACAAGATGAAGGGGTTAGTATTTTGGTTGAGAAGATGCAATGAAGCTGATTGGGCGAAATTTATCGAGGAGAGTGTGGACGCCCTCTTGAACCGTTTGTGGGATCAATACAATTTGTTTCATGGGGAGGATGGGTTATCTAACTCTGATGTAGGTATACAAAGTTCAACTCCTACTTTTTCAAATGTTGATGATGAAGACTTGGAGGATCAAGATGTGAAATATTTAAAGGTGTTCTCCCAACACCAAGAAGAGACTGAATCGGAGTATAAGTCGGAGGTGGAACGATATTTGTCTGATCGATGTGAAGCAGCAACTCAAGATTTTAATATCTTACTTTGGTGGAAAGTTAATGCATCCAAATATCCTATTCTCGCCGAGGTAGCCCGTGATGTATTAGCTATTCCTATTTCCACTGTTGCATCTGAGTCTGCCTTCAGCAATAGATGA